The sequence TTAATTATTTCTAAAATTCTATCTTTATTCATTTTTATTTTTTTATTAATTTATCTACTACCAACGCGCCTTCGCCAGAAAATTAGCTTCGGCGATGTAGTTAGATATGGCGATGTAGTTAGATATTTTTATATCTATTTTATTGATTTATAAATTTATTGTTTTTTAAATTTTTTATTTTTCATAATAATGGAAATTAAAAATAAAATTAAAATAATAAAATTATTAATTTTAAATATAAATATCTTTATAAATTAAGAATTTATTTATTTTTATGGAATTTGTAGCTTTATTATCTTCAGGACAGGGAAGTTGGGGCCAAGTTGCTGGTTTAATAAACAGAGGAGAATGGGATAATATAATTTTGTTAGGTTCAAGTTTTGCGGAAAAGTTTTCTTGTGAAAAAAAACATGATTTTATTAAAATAAATATGAATCAAGGAATTATGAATTTAAAAGAAGAAATGCAAAGTAAATTAAAAGATAAAATAAAGGGAACAGAAGTTGCTTTATCTATTGCTTCAGGTGAAGGGAAAGAACATATGGCTTTAATTTCTGCTTTATTATCTTTACCAGTTGGGGTGCGATTTGTTGTATTAACTAAAGAAGGAATTGTTTGGTTATAATAATAGTAAAATATATTATCATTTAAAGTTAAAAAAAGAAAAGAAAAAAAGAATTTAAAAAATTTATTATATTGAATTGCAAAGACGTAATATTTTATTTTCTCTCTAATTAAATAGCCTATCTTATTTATTTTATACTCTTATCCAAACAATAATAAGTCAAAATTCATGAGGTTTAATTTTCATTTCTTTTTTGCTTCTTCCTATTAAAACAACTCTTGATTCTTTTTTTTCGTCGAGAATTTTGTATTTTGGTTTTAATTCTTTTTCAAGAAGTTTTGCAAAACGTTTTATTTCTTTATGAGAAGGCATTGTTTCATAACCTAATCTTTTTCTTGCATAACCAACGGACATATAACCTTTTACTTCTATAAACATTGGACTAGCTTTTTTTATTAATTTTACATATTCTTTTATTTGTTCATCTTTCATATTTAAATTTTTAACAAGTGTCATTCTTAACACCGTTCTTTGTCCTTTTTTTGTTAATCTATTCATTATTTCTAAGCTTTTGTTAAATTTTTCCCATGCATTTTTTTCTAAAGAATTATGCCATTTTTTATAAATTTCTTTATTAGGTGTATTTAAAGAAATGTATAATTGTGTTGGTAGAGCATTTTTTCTTTCTAATTCTAATATTTTTTTAGGATTTAAACCATTCGTGACTAAAAAAGAAGTTTTCCCTTCTTTTTTTAATTCTTTTATTAATTCTGAAATATAAGGGTAAATAGTTGGTTCCCCACTAAGAGATATAGCAAAATGTTTTGGATTTTGTGCTTCTTCAAATTTTTTAAAATTTACTCTTTTATTTCCTTTAAAGCCAGATAGCAATTTTCTTTGTTGTTTTATACTTTCTTCTATAATCTCTTTTGGTTTCTTAACTTCAGACTTTTTTAATTTTTTTCCTAAGTTGTATTCTATAGCACGCCAACAATGTAAACATTTATTTTGACACCACATAACTGCAGGAGACATTTGACAACATAAATGTGATTTTATTCCATAAAATTTTTCTTTGTAACAAACATTTTTTCCTAATAAAGATTTTTTTGTCCATCTACATATTTGAATTCCAC is a genomic window of Candidatus Pacearchaeota archaeon containing:
- the twy1 gene encoding 4-demethylwyosine synthase TYW1 gives rise to the protein MQIPKKILKILKKQHYAIFYDSCGIQICRWTKKSLLGKNVCYKEKFYGIKSHLCCQMSPAVMWCQNKCLHCWRAIEYNLGKKLKKSEVKKPKEIIEESIKQQRKLLSGFKGNKRVNFKKFEEAQNPKHFAISLSGEPTIYPYISELIKELKKEGKTSFLVTNGLNPKKILELERKNALPTQLYISLNTPNKEIYKKWHNSLEKNAWEKFNKSLEIMNRLTKKGQRTVLRMTLVKNLNMKDEQIKEYVKLIKKASPMFIEVKGYMSVGYARKRLGYETMPSHKEIKRFAKLLEKELKPKYKILDEKKESRVVLIGRSKKEMKIKPHEF